TTTCGGCATATTTTTTTTTGTCGATTTGCGATAGTCGGTTTTTAGCAGAGCCATGGCATAGGTTTTGATATCGAGAGCGGAATGAGAAAAAGGGCTTTCTCCGGTAAAGCGGATTAGATACCAGTAGATAAACATGAAATCATAGGCAGCAGGATAACCCACAAAAACGGGTTTTCCAGGAAGGTTCTTTAGCCAGGCCAAATAATTTACCATAGCCGTTTTGGGCGCTTGAAGATCATTGCGGCAAGCTTCCCAAGCTTGGGCTTGACTCTTCCACCACTCCATAGTGCGCGGATCTTCTTTTGCCTCGGGGAGCTGCTCCAAGTTGGCAGAAAAAGTGCCAACTAAGGTCTTGTCGGCTTCATAGGCTGCGGAGCCGAAACTGAGCATAGAATTTTGTCCCGGGATGGGGCCATCTGCTTCGATGTCAGTGGAAACGTAAATCTCTGCGCTATTCATTTGGCAGAGTCTTTAAAGTTTAAACATGCAATAATAATCCTTCATGCGAAGCGTTTTGTCCTCCATTTTTGAAAGCCATAAAACAATTCTCGGCAAACAGCATCTAAAAATGACATACACGGTATAACAAAAGGGCTTACCTTAAGAGAAAGGTTTGTTCACTTTTTGCATCCATTCTACATA
This region of Deltaproteobacteria bacterium genomic DNA includes:
- a CDS encoding 3'-5' exoribonuclease, translated to MNSAEIYVSTDIEADGPIPGQNSMLSFGSAAYEADKTLVGTFSANLEQLPEAKEDPRTMEWWKSQAQAWEACRNDLQAPKTAMVNYLAWLKNLPGKPVFVGYPAAYDFMFIYWYLIRFTGESPFSHSALDIKTYAMALLKTDYRKSTKKNMPKHWFDNFRHTHKALDDATEQGALFCNMLAENLDISLT